The following nucleotide sequence is from Paenibacillus odorifer.
GGCAGAAGTAGAGGGAATGAACGGGAAATATCCCGTAGATTTGCTGGGTTGAGCCAAAATGGCAGGAATGAACGGTAGAAATCCCGTAGAATCGCAGGGTTAGGCGTAGGTAGCAGAGATGTACGGTAAAAATGCTCTACATCAGCTGCATAGCGTCGAATTAGTTAGAAATAAGAGCAAAAATGCTCTACATTAGCCGCAAACGCCGCTCGGACCTAGTCAAAGTTAGTTTGGTAGGGGAGCTAGTGGTACTGGTATTGTTAATGGAGTTAATGCGCTTATGGAACTGATCTAGTTGGTGAAACTAACGAGTTGATAGAGCTTGTGTAACTTTGTAACAGCTGGAGTTGGTGAAGTTAGTTAAACTAATGTGGTTGATAGAGCTACTCTAGTGGTAGAAACTAACGAAGTTGTTAGAGCTGAAGTAAATGGTGTAGTTGGCAAAGCTAGTTAGTTAAGCTAATGTGGTTGATGGAGCTTAAGTGATTGGTGAAGCTGATGTAGTTCATGTAGTGCATGTAGTGCATGTAGTGCATGTAGTGCATGTAGTGCATGTAGTGCATGTAGTGCATGTAGTTCGTTGAGTCGGCGGATCTGATGGAGTTGAGTAGAGATGCCCGATTAGCCAGCACACCAATATACAGAAATGGAGAATGCCAAATGGGAAAACAATTTACCGCTATACTACCAATACATGAAGAGTTTATTCTTCGGCAGCACCTTTTTTTCGTAGGGTCGGCGCCGCTTTCAGAAGATGGGCATGTTAACCTTTCGCCGAAGGGGCATGATTGTTTTCGGATTTTGTCTCCTAATCAGGTGGCCTATCTAGACATGACTGGCAGCGGTAATGAGACGAGCGCGCATCTGCTGGAAAACGGAAGAGTGACGGTTATGTTTTGTGCGTTTGAGGGGACGCCTAACATTTTAAGACTGTATGGAACAGGGGCTGTGATTTTGCCTGAATCAGCAGAATGGGAAGCACTGTCCCCTATGTTTACATCTCTGCCTGGAGCCAGACAGATCATTTTGATAGATGTTCATAAAGTGCAGACTTCCTGCGGATTTTCGGTTCCATTCATGAATTATGCGGGTGAGCGAGATACGTTGCAGCGTTGGTCTATCCAAAAGGGCGAGGCAGGTCTGAGAGAATATAGAGGAGAGAAGAACACTAAGAGTATAGACGGGCTACCCACACCTCTTGGACAAAAACTGACTAGACAGGATCTCCCATACTCATGACCAATAGAAGGAACATACAACCCATAGGATTATTCACC
It contains:
- a CDS encoding pyridoxamine 5'-phosphate oxidase family protein: MGKQFTAILPIHEEFILRQHLFFVGSAPLSEDGHVNLSPKGHDCFRILSPNQVAYLDMTGSGNETSAHLLENGRVTVMFCAFEGTPNILRLYGTGAVILPESAEWEALSPMFTSLPGARQIILIDVHKVQTSCGFSVPFMNYAGERDTLQRWSIQKGEAGLREYRGEKNTKSIDGLPTPLGQKLTRQDLPYS